The genome window actTTACACACAAACACAGTGCACATCTCCTTCATCATTTCAGAAGAAAAACGGAATTTCGCGTTaagttttgattaaaaatgaaaacacaatttttaattgtgttttaaaATAACTGTGTGAATCTTATATTCTTTCTGTTCCAACCATTTTTTTACGATTTCTTCTTGGATATCtcattcaattttttacatttcaaaacttaataaaaataatcaatgaGTCCCACtattttctcaattttcttCCTTTTTACACAATTTTTACTTCACTATCTTCCCCTTATACATTAAAAGTAATTGGATCCtatcacttcacccacttttctttctctttcctgCTACTttgtactccctctattttgtTTTATTGGTCGTTTAAGatttttcacacatattaagaaagtCCATTATtacatcaaaaaaatatttatcccTTCTTTTTCATCTTTGCGCTCATTTAATGTCTCTTCTACTTCTTTCTTCTCTTGACTCATGGTATTAAATAAGGTAATAAAATTCATTAGACAAcccaactattttttttaggaaCAACCcaactatttttgaaaagagATAATGACAAAAAGGTGAGACaaaaaagagagaatgatcTATATTTATGAACTACAATTTCTAAAATGACCTATAAAACAAAACAGATGGagtacatatttcttaacatccttcccaaaccaaacgtaaagtgGGACGGTAGGAGTAACATTTAGCGTAGTATTAAGACCCTGCTCCCGAATTTTTTTAAGagagaaagcaagtgaatgCTTTCATCTCACTTTTGAAGTGAAAGTATGCTCATCCactttcacttttttttttttgaataaagctCATCCACTTTCACttgcttttttattttaaaaaactcggaagcataaatatcaataaaaattataaaattttacttcattttgtttttctccCTGATTTTAACTCGGGAGCCGACCGTAAAATAGTTGGATTGTTTTTTTAACAAACTTCAGGAGCCCCTCTGTGCTGATTGAATTGAGAAAAGAAGTAGAGAAAAACAGGGATTGCTTCAGGAACCCTAAATAAAGAAAAATCGGTCAGTTAGAAATGGTGAGAGGAAGTGAAATTCTTTCAAAAACCGGTATCAGCAAGACACTTGTTGAAATCATGGTCTGCCCTCTTTCTAAACAACCATTAAGGTCAGTTTGTTTACTTCCagtttttacataattttctcGAATTTCAAAGATTGTAGTTTGGGTTTGTTTTGTTGTAGTAGGTTCTGTCAGAAATCAAATTCACTCATCAGTGATGCTATTGGTGTGTCTTATCCTGTGAGTTCTTTTCTGCCTGCCTTTAATTGCAATACATGCGTTAAACAAATGATTTACTATGTATGATATGCAAATCTGTTTTTGATACAGATTTATTTGTGAGTCTTTTCTAGTTCGGATGAAGTTTGTTACAAGTAATCTGCTACATTGAGAATGTTGTTATATAGAAACAGTGCCTACAGTACCATAATTTCGACACATGACCCGAAAAAACCATGTTTACAAATATATGCAAAGATTTTTTTGGTGGTTTTCtgttattattgaaattttctttATTCATTTGTATGATAGATAGTGGACGGGATTCCACATCTGGTGCCTCATGATGGTAAGATGATTGATTCAGATACTGCAACTGTGCCCAATGATTCTGTGGATTCATCTGACTCTAAAAAGGATAGTTGAAGAGTGTGCTACTAAAATAATGTGCTCATATATAGAAGATGGAGCCCTCTTATTCCGAGTTTTTAGATTGCAGAAGACGCATGTGACGGTGAGAACTAATATATGTATGCTCATAGTTTTTACTGACAGTCTAGAGCTTATTGATTATTACCATGGTGAATGAACCAGAACTTCTTCTGCTGCTGAATATATAGATTTTTGACAGAATGCGTGTGCTGTATTGTGGTTAGGGTTCGAGATTCAGCTCTTTTATTTTGATTGTTCTTTTTGCTTATGTAAAACTTGCTGCTGAGATGAACATGATTATGAGTAGCTTTTTCTTAGCTTCCCTACTGTGTAAAGTTCTTCCGATTTAcctataattcattttaatctCAAATTCCTTTGAGGGAAGTAGTAGCATATTTATCGTGAATAAGTAGTATCTGTTAAGAAATCTTACTATGGCATATGCTGTCTGGAGCAAGTTATATGCTTTTGGGCTTTAGCTGTGGATTGAGTTACATTACATTCTCTAGAATATTCTTGCAATTTAGTCTGTGCTTTATTTTTCACTCATTAGGATCGGAAATTTATGTTCAGAATAAAGGATGCATAAAACTATAAAGGGTTTCTCAGTGATCTGATAATACTAGACTACATGCGTAGTAAATTAATTGGATGGGTTGCTGTCCATGTTTATCTATACGCAGTGGCTTTGCAGATTTCCACTAGGCTAAATTACAGCCACTGCTGCAGTTCCTCATTCTTCAATATTCAATATCCTAATGTTGACCAGAGTAATCTAATCATCATAGATGGAGCAGAATATTAGTAGTGAATCTTGAAGGTGTTCGGTTGATTTGTAGATACAGCAAACACCTCTAGCAAAGCAGGACTCCTGATTACAATTACTTGACAAGGATATGTGTGAGGTGTTTTTTCatcaaaatttacaagttcTAGTTGTATAATAAGGTCACTGTCAAAAACGAGTTGTTATAGGCGCAATCGAGTTACTTCACGAATTTCTTGACAAATGGCTAGAAACTTGTAAAACTAGGAATATTATTCTCTCAATCAACAGCCTATA of Daucus carota subsp. sativus chromosome 3, DH1 v3.0, whole genome shotgun sequence contains these proteins:
- the LOC108213270 gene encoding uncharacterized protein LOC108213270 isoform X1, producing MVRGSEILSKTGISKTLVEIMVCPLSKQPLSRFCQKSNSLISDAIGVSYPIVDGIPHLVPHDGKMIDSDTATVPNDSVDSSDSKKDS
- the LOC108213270 gene encoding uncharacterized protein LOC108213270 isoform X2, which gives rise to MVRGSEILSKTGISKTLVEIMVCPLSKQPLRFCQKSNSLISDAIGVSYPIVDGIPHLVPHDGKMIDSDTATVPNDSVDSSDSKKDS